A single Primulina eburnea isolate SZY01 chromosome 11, ASM2296580v1, whole genome shotgun sequence DNA region contains:
- the LOC140805871 gene encoding protein TONNEAU 1a-like has translation MDDYTREIMDLKTLVTRTLEKKGVLAKIRAELRASVFEAIEEEDRVIEKEGLPPALLGSCNDRAKQLHNSPSGRLLTALVCEYLEWAQLSHTLKVYSPECNLTKDSWKSELKEFGSKNGHDLNRNGDSGPLLLDVLEGFLKYENLSQGRGSNRRLNPSESESLSNLEARNIRRPSPPSVAGGLPPLGRPLPVSQSSDRRAGSSTSGYRKGDYNWRYDNDEPSEDVLRASAALENLQLDRKARNLTSWRHAGDGVLEEDGRVDHM, from the exons ATGGACGATTACACCAGAGAAATAATGgatttgaaaaccctagtcacTCGCACTCTGGAGAAGAAGGGGGTCCTTGCCAAGATCCGA GCGGAGCTGAGAGCTAGTGTGTTTGAAGCAATTGAAGAAGAGGATCGAGTCATAGAGAAAGAAGGTCTACCTCCTGCACTACTGGGTAGCTGCAACGACCGTGCTAAGCAACTACATAACTCTCCTTCAG GAAGGCTTTTGACTGCATTGGTATGTGAGTACTTGGAGTGGGCTCAATTGAGTCACACATTAAAAGTTTACTCACCAGAGTGTAATCTG ACAAAAGATTCCTGGAAATCTGAATTAAAAGAATTTGGCAGCAAGAATGGGCATGATCTTAATCGGAATGGAGACAGCGGTCCTCTGCTTTTGGATGTTTTAGAAGGGTTCTTGAAATATGAG AATTTATCTCAAGGAAGGGGTAGCAACAGGAGATTAAACCCTTCAGAATCAGAGTCTCTATCCAACTTGGAGGCTCGAAATATTAGGAGACCTTCACCTCCCTCAGTTGCTGGGGGTTTACCTCCACTGGGAAG GCCTCTTCCTGTTTCACAATCATCTG ATAGAAGAGCTGGGTCTTCTACGTCTGGCTATAGGAAAGGTGATTACAATTGGAGATATGATAATGATGAACCTTCAGAAGATGTATTACGCGCTTCTGCTGCATTAGAAAATCTGCAGTTGGATAGAAAAGCTCGTAATTTAACGTCTTGGAG GCATGCTGGAGATGGAGTTCTGGAGGAAGATGGCAGGGTAGACCACATGTAG